The following are from one region of the Arthrobacter sp. TMP15 genome:
- a CDS encoding carbon-nitrogen hydrolase family protein: protein MKVSVGQFNPGPDVTANLDTMRRLSTTAAQEGSKLILFPEEAMFSVGRVVGDFVAAVDANWSTFVQGLSMVAAEVGIAIIAGGYESSGENRPYNTVVAVGDDGEILGTYRKLHLYDAFSYQESTRIKPSDRGMTTVDVGGFKVGIMTCYDIRFPELARALAVSGADLICVSAAWFKGEHKIEHWETLLKARAIENTCWVAAAGTSSKHCIGHSVILDPMGIPADFLNDEDEGVATTDVTHRRIEEVREFLPVLLNRRFESNSVVVPAS from the coding sequence ATGAAAGTCAGTGTTGGACAGTTCAACCCAGGTCCCGATGTCACGGCAAACCTGGATACCATGCGCCGTCTTTCGACAACGGCGGCACAAGAAGGCAGCAAACTCATCCTGTTCCCGGAGGAGGCAATGTTCTCCGTTGGCCGGGTAGTAGGTGATTTTGTGGCTGCAGTTGATGCGAATTGGAGCACATTTGTGCAGGGCCTGTCCATGGTTGCTGCCGAGGTGGGGATCGCCATCATTGCCGGTGGGTATGAATCAAGCGGCGAAAACCGTCCGTACAACACTGTTGTTGCTGTTGGGGATGACGGTGAGATCCTGGGCACCTACCGGAAACTGCACCTGTACGATGCCTTTTCTTACCAGGAATCCACCCGAATCAAGCCTAGCGACAGGGGCATGACGACGGTTGACGTTGGCGGTTTCAAGGTGGGCATCATGACCTGCTACGACATCCGATTCCCGGAACTCGCGCGCGCGCTGGCCGTCTCAGGAGCGGACCTGATCTGTGTCTCGGCTGCCTGGTTCAAGGGCGAACACAAAATCGAGCATTGGGAGACTCTCCTTAAAGCTCGTGCCATCGAAAATACGTGCTGGGTGGCGGCTGCCGGAACATCCAGCAAGCACTGCATCGGGCACTCGGTGATTCTTGACCCTATGGGGATCCCGGCCGACTTCCTCAATGACGAAGATGAAGGCGTAGCGACTACCGATGTTACCCACAGGCGTATTGAAGAAGTTCGAGAGTTCCTGCCCGTATTACTCAACCGCCGATTTGAAAGTAATTCAGTGGTGGTCCCTGCCAGCTGA
- a CDS encoding SUKH-4 family immunity protein: MNDEKIWAVLEVMYPGALEDVPLDGQWLKPPFADDASGRAIVCNDEDFQFVVVDRSSTALMYVCEDEETLIASSLETFPAIVAAWASIDRDTVGPEDDEDFSEVKKSFHTQLLALDPGAAAPNEFWAAYTEELTSTDYVDIDDLPEEDEEQETDSGDNDRPGTGESFVDA, translated from the coding sequence ATGAATGACGAGAAGATTTGGGCAGTGCTGGAAGTGATGTATCCAGGGGCACTTGAAGATGTGCCGTTGGATGGGCAATGGCTCAAGCCACCTTTTGCCGATGATGCATCCGGGCGTGCAATCGTTTGCAACGACGAGGATTTCCAGTTCGTGGTTGTCGATCGCAGCAGCACCGCCCTGATGTATGTCTGTGAAGATGAAGAGACTCTCATCGCCTCTTCTTTGGAAACCTTTCCGGCCATTGTGGCGGCGTGGGCTTCCATTGACAGGGACACTGTTGGGCCGGAAGATGATGAGGACTTCTCCGAGGTAAAAAAATCCTTCCACACCCAATTGCTGGCCCTTGATCCTGGTGCAGCGGCACCCAATGAGTTCTGGGCGGCTTACACGGAAGAGCTCACCAGCACCGATTACGTGGACATTGATGACCTGCCTGAAGAGGACGAAGAGCAAGAAACCGACTCCGGGGACAACGACCGGCCCGGCACGGGTGAATCATTCGTTGACGCCTAA
- a CDS encoding MmcQ/YjbR family DNA-binding protein, whose amino-acid sequence MSISVDILRAAALALTGAYEDFPFGPEISVFKVKAPSGDRPGKVFALGDLEGEPLRISYKCDPELAPVLRAANPGITGAYHMNKRHWNSVDTSLVETQMVLDMLEDSYDLVVDGLSKKQQVSLKWSARVGKNYS is encoded by the coding sequence ATGAGTATCAGTGTGGATATCTTGCGTGCTGCAGCTCTGGCTCTGACGGGTGCATATGAAGACTTCCCGTTTGGGCCGGAAATTAGTGTTTTTAAGGTCAAGGCGCCAAGCGGGGATCGCCCAGGAAAAGTGTTTGCGTTAGGTGATCTAGAGGGTGAGCCGTTGCGCATCAGCTACAAATGCGATCCTGAGCTGGCCCCAGTGCTGCGTGCGGCGAATCCCGGAATTACCGGTGCTTACCATATGAACAAAAGGCATTGGAACTCCGTGGATACCTCGTTGGTGGAGACCCAAATGGTCCTGGACATGCTGGAGGATTCTTACGATCTGGTGGTGGATGGCTTGTCCAAGAAGCAACAAGTTTCGTTGAAATGGAGTGCGCGTGTCGGAAAAAACTATTCCTAG
- a CDS encoding polysaccharide deacetylase family protein, with protein MPRHLHQSRRLNRVIGSLSIAFVLFLAAVGVWYVLPPIENGMVPVLTKIPTAQKVVFLTLDDGAVRRDSDLLLLEEERIKASLFLAQTFIASDPTFYQKYMAGGHLVENHSMSHNLGFINLSYEQQKAEICGMADFAEKQYGRRPVFFRPPGGPYTQATRQAAAACGMKAIVDWESKANAGGMDYQVGAALRPGEIVLMHFRPEFPADLAAFVKAQKAAGLKVVLLEDYLGVK; from the coding sequence ATGCCACGTCATCTTCACCAATCCCGCCGCCTCAACCGCGTGATCGGTTCCCTGAGTATTGCCTTCGTCCTGTTTCTGGCCGCAGTGGGCGTTTGGTACGTGCTGCCGCCCATCGAAAACGGGATGGTCCCTGTACTGACCAAAATTCCGACAGCACAGAAGGTGGTGTTTCTGACCCTTGATGATGGAGCTGTGAGGCGGGACTCGGATCTGTTGCTGCTTGAAGAGGAACGCATCAAAGCGTCGCTGTTTTTGGCACAGACTTTCATTGCCTCGGACCCGACTTTTTACCAGAAGTATATGGCGGGCGGACACCTGGTTGAGAACCACAGCATGAGCCACAATTTGGGATTCATCAACTTGAGCTACGAACAGCAGAAGGCTGAAATCTGTGGCATGGCCGACTTTGCGGAAAAACAGTACGGCCGGCGTCCGGTTTTCTTCCGGCCACCCGGGGGACCCTACACTCAGGCAACACGACAAGCAGCAGCTGCGTGCGGCATGAAAGCGATCGTGGACTGGGAAAGCAAGGCAAATGCGGGGGGAATGGATTATCAAGTGGGAGCGGCGCTGCGACCGGGTGAGATTGTGCTGATGCATTTCCGCCCAGAGTTCCCTGCTGACCTGGCTGCTTTTGTGAAAGCACAGAAGGCGGCAGGTCTGAAGGTTGTGCTGCTGGAGGACTATTTGGGTGTGAAGTAA
- a CDS encoding dihydrofolate reductase family protein: MTAIIYYTAATLNGFLADSNHSLEWLFAVDETDGPDLAAFMDTVGVFVEGASTYEWVLAAENLIAEPQKWQQYYGRKPTYVFTSRTLPVPEGADVRFVNGPVAHVLAEIKDAAREKNVWVVGGGDVAGQFLDCDALDEITLTVAPAALVAGMPLLPRTLGAERLKLRSVSQQGEFAVLNYEVRPGVNGAQP, encoded by the coding sequence ATGACGGCAATTATTTACTACACTGCGGCAACGTTGAACGGCTTTTTGGCTGATTCAAACCATTCACTGGAGTGGCTTTTTGCTGTGGATGAAACGGATGGGCCGGACCTTGCCGCGTTCATGGACACGGTGGGTGTTTTCGTTGAGGGAGCATCAACTTACGAATGGGTCTTAGCGGCTGAGAACCTGATTGCAGAACCGCAAAAGTGGCAGCAATATTACGGCAGGAAACCCACCTACGTCTTCACTAGCCGCACGTTGCCCGTGCCCGAGGGAGCCGACGTTCGCTTCGTTAACGGTCCTGTGGCTCACGTGCTGGCGGAGATCAAGGACGCTGCGCGGGAGAAGAACGTTTGGGTTGTAGGAGGAGGAGACGTGGCCGGTCAGTTCCTTGACTGCGATGCTCTAGATGAAATCACTCTCACAGTGGCTCCGGCGGCACTGGTTGCGGGGATGCCGTTGCTACCCAGGACACTCGGTGCCGAGCGGCTCAAGCTCCGTAGCGTCAGCCAACAAGGCGAATTCGCCGTCCTGAACTATGAGGTCCGTCCTGGCGTAAATGGGGCCCAGCCATGA
- a CDS encoding CoA-binding protein, whose protein sequence is MAHINDPELIRTLMTTPGRWAVVGLSNNPQRAAFEVARFLQRDLGQEIIPVSLKGDDVHGAQGYKTLAAVPGSIDVVDCFVNSSRVGEVVDQAIAVGAKAVWLQLGVADEAAAARATAAGLGVVMDTCPKIEAGPLGL, encoded by the coding sequence ATGGCACACATCAATGACCCGGAGCTGATCCGTACACTTATGACCACCCCGGGGCGCTGGGCCGTGGTGGGACTTTCCAATAATCCTCAGCGTGCTGCTTTCGAGGTGGCCCGCTTTCTGCAGCGGGACCTTGGCCAGGAGATTATTCCCGTGAGCTTAAAGGGTGATGACGTCCATGGTGCACAGGGCTATAAAACACTCGCCGCAGTGCCAGGGAGCATTGATGTGGTTGATTGCTTTGTGAATTCTTCCCGAGTGGGGGAGGTTGTGGATCAGGCTATAGCCGTGGGTGCCAAAGCGGTTTGGCTTCAGCTGGGTGTGGCTGATGAGGCTGCCGCCGCGCGGGCAACCGCAGCCGGACTAGGCGTGGTTATGGACACCTGTCCCAAAATTGAAGCCGGACCCCTGGGGCTTTAA
- a CDS encoding adenylosuccinate synthase — translation MPAIVIVGAQWGDEGKGKATDLLGGLVDYVVKPNGGNNAGHTVVVGGEKYELKLLPAGILSPNATPIIGNGCVVNLEALFEEIEGLEARGADTSKLRISANAHLVAPYHQVLDKVTERFLGSRAIGTTGRGIGPAYMDKVARLGIRVQDLFDESILRQKVEGSLKQKNELLVKVYNRRDVEVEEVVEYFLSFAQRVRPMVIDATYVLNEALDRGEVVLMEGGQATFLDVDHGTYPFVTSSNPTAGGASVGSGIGPTRITRAVGIIKAYTTRVGAGPFPTELFDDMGIYLQKTGGEFGVNTGRPRRCGWYDALLARHASRVNGFTDYFVTKLDVLTGIEQIPVCVAYDVDGVRHNEMPMTQTEFHHAKPIYEYFPGWTEDISTARTMEDLPENARSYILALEGMSGTRISAIGVGPDRDQTIVRHDLINDK, via the coding sequence GGTCGACTATGTTGTCAAGCCCAATGGCGGCAACAATGCAGGGCACACAGTAGTTGTAGGCGGTGAGAAGTATGAGCTCAAGCTCCTTCCGGCCGGTATTCTAAGCCCCAATGCAACACCCATCATCGGCAACGGTTGCGTGGTGAACCTTGAAGCCCTATTTGAAGAAATTGAGGGACTGGAAGCGCGCGGGGCGGACACCTCCAAGCTGCGCATTTCAGCCAACGCGCACCTCGTGGCCCCGTACCACCAGGTGTTGGATAAGGTCACGGAACGCTTCCTTGGCAGCCGCGCCATAGGCACAACGGGTCGCGGCATCGGGCCGGCCTACATGGACAAGGTGGCTCGTCTGGGGATCCGCGTTCAAGACCTCTTTGACGAATCGATTTTGCGGCAAAAAGTGGAAGGCTCACTTAAGCAAAAGAATGAACTTCTTGTGAAGGTCTACAACCGCCGCGACGTTGAAGTGGAGGAAGTGGTTGAGTACTTCCTGAGTTTCGCGCAGCGTGTACGTCCTATGGTTATCGACGCAACTTATGTGTTGAATGAGGCGTTGGACCGTGGCGAAGTTGTGCTCATGGAGGGTGGCCAGGCAACCTTCTTGGATGTTGATCATGGCACCTACCCGTTCGTGACCTCATCCAACCCCACAGCGGGAGGGGCAAGCGTTGGCTCAGGCATTGGCCCCACCCGCATCACGCGCGCTGTAGGTATTATCAAGGCCTACACAACGCGGGTTGGCGCCGGCCCGTTCCCCACCGAACTGTTCGATGACATGGGCATCTACCTGCAGAAGACTGGCGGAGAGTTTGGCGTCAATACCGGGCGCCCCCGCCGCTGCGGCTGGTATGACGCCCTCCTTGCCCGCCACGCGTCTCGTGTGAACGGCTTCACCGATTACTTCGTCACCAAGCTGGACGTGCTCACAGGAATCGAACAGATTCCTGTCTGCGTTGCCTATGACGTTGATGGTGTGCGACATAACGAAATGCCCATGACGCAGACTGAGTTTCACCACGCCAAGCCCATTTACGAGTACTTCCCCGGTTGGACCGAGGACATCAGCACGGCTCGGACCATGGAAGACTTGCCGGAAAACGCGCGCAGCTACATCCTGGCGCTTGAAGGCATGTCTGGTACCCGGATCTCTGCCATTGGCGTAGGGCCGGATCGGGATCAGACGATTGTCCGGCACGACCTGATCAACGATAAGTAG